One Haloferax litoreum genomic window, GCTGGCCGCTTGGAGGTCCGTGACGGCAAACGAGACGAACAGAAAAGAGTCAAAGAGGTATACTCCCATCGGGATGATGCCGACAACGGGGACGAGAACTGCAACCCAGGTCGAGTCGAACCATCCAACGAGATCTCCCTGTCGGATAACTCGCCGCGCGACTACGGCGGTGAGGGCTGCCCCCACGACCCCAAGCGAACCGACAGCGACTGGCCAACTCGTCAGGTCCATCGTTTGTACTACATTGAGTACCAGCGCTGGTGAGAGTAGCGAGGCGACGTAGAGTCCGGCCACGAGACTGAACCGCCTGTCCAGTCGCTCTGGCGTCTGGAACGGTCCACGGCTGGAGCGAACCTGCATGCGCTGAGTTCTTTTTCGACTGTCAATATAGGCTTCGATGGCTCTTGAAACGTTGAGCCACGGGGGTGTCTACCAGACTTTCAGTTCGTAGACAAGCACGTATCCAACGATGATGGAGAAGGCGATACTCGACAGGATAACCCACTGACCACTCCGGTACGAAACGGAATTTGCGACAATCCCGACCGGCACGATAACAATCGAAAGTGCAATGAAAGAGATGAAACCCCACTTCAACTCATTCAGATACACGAATGGTTCACCTGAGTACGGACTTTGAGCGAGAGACAAAGTAGTCTTTGCTGCAGATGCGTGCTGGATTCAGTACAACTTCAGCGAGCTAGCAACGTCTGGGGATTTCAACGATATCGAAGAGACAAATTGGGAATATAGCCGGTTGAACAACGACGTGATGTTGGTAATCACATGTTGCCACCTCTAATACACGTGACGGCGAAGATTACAGTTGTATCGGTGTAAATGATGCCAGACAAACCAAAAGAGCAGCTCTCGATGTGACCAATTCTGGATACGGCCGAATATTGCCAACCAGTATTTCTTTACCGATTGGATGTGCATCACGAATATGGCAGCCCTCCAATCATTCGGGACAGCTATTGGTGCAGTCAAACGGAACCCGATTCTGTTTGTCATCGCCGCAGCGTTCAGCCTCCTTCAACTTCCTGGGCTTGTAGCCCAATCTGTGAGTCCATTCCTCGGAAGCATAGTGTCGCTCGGTTTTAGTGGAATTATGATATTCATCATGCCTTTCTTCTTCGGTGGAGTCATCGGCATGGCCAACGAGGCAATTGGTGGCCATACCTCGTTCGAGACGCTCATTCGCGAAGGGAAATCCCACTACGTGTCCTTACTCGTCATCTACCTCGGTCTGTTCGCACTGAACCTCGTATTCGGGCTCCTCGGCGTCTTCACGGCGGCATTCGGTGGTGCATATATTCTGAGTAGTGGTGCACAACCGAGTCTCGTCACGATTGCAGTCATCGGCGTAATCGTCTTGGCCATTGTGGTAGTCTACTTAGCGGCCGTGTTTTTCACACAGTTCTTTGGCCACGCCATCGTTATCGACGACTTGGGTGCTGTCGATGGGCTCAAGCGAAGTGTGTCGTGTGTTTGGAACAACCTCCTGTCCGTCTTCGGCTACACGATTCTCGTCACTATTGGTGGTGGTGTTTTTGGTATCATCGGAGGTCTGTTTTCTCTCCTCACTTCGCCAACGTTCCAGAATCAAGGTGCCAGCATGACCAGCGCAGGTGCGGGTTCAGCTGCGA contains:
- a CDS encoding DUF7847 domain-containing protein, coding for MAALQSFGTAIGAVKRNPILFVIAAAFSLLQLPGLVAQSVSPFLGSIVSLGFSGIMIFIMPFFFGGVIGMANEAIGGHTSFETLIREGKSHYVSLLVIYLGLFALNLVFGLLGVFTAAFGGAYILSSGAQPSLVTIAVIGVIVLAIVVVYLAAVFFTQFFGHAIVIDDLGAVDGLKRSVSCVWNNLLSVFGYTILVTIGGGVFGIIGGLFSLLTSPTFQNQGASMTSAGAGSAATPFPVNIPSIGIVGVVGLAVVLLVFSGFFGGFFAAYSTAFYRSIRPARMN